In the genome of Podospora pseudocomata strain CBS 415.72m chromosome 7, whole genome shotgun sequence, the window ACGATACAGCGAACCTCCTTGACTTGATCATTGTCGGCAGGCGAAGCTCCATACAAATAGCCCGCGACCTGCACTCGAAGATCGGCAATCTGGATAAACTTCTTGAGGATATTTTTGGGCATCACATATGTGATGTCATCCACATCATTGTCCAGTGGTGACACGTACATATTGTTCGCCCTTGTCCGCAAATTCGACGTGGCGATAGCCCTCGTGCGCCACTCGGTCTTGGACGCAAATGTCTGCTGTTCAAACTGCGATGTTGTCGTGACGATAATCTCCTCTCCATGCACATTTTGAGTCTTGGTTGTGACAGCAGtaagctgctgctgctcctgttgctgcttttcAATCTCGGCAGCTTGTTGTCTCTGGAGAGAGGGGGCCGAAATTTCCATACCCAAGATGATGTCGCGTACTTCGCTACTTGTCAAACTGGAGACATTGACATTATTCTTCTTCCCGTAGTCATTCAGGATCAGATCACGAAGCTGCGTTTCGACCTTGATCCAATCCTCATCCGAGAGGGAGGGCCAGATATGATGATCCTGAGTGATGACAGTCTTGTCGGGACGCAATATCAATTTCGTCTTATCCTGGTTGACGTGCAGGGCACGGAGAATGAGAATAAGACGAGAGAATGCTGTGTATGAAGAAATGCTCTTGAGCCACTCATCGTAGAGGTTGAAAAGAACCATTTGAGGCTCGGTGGCACGCAAAATCATGTCGCCAAGCTTCTCCACCTTCATGGCAGCCTGGAAGGGAAGCTGGAGCTCAGAAGCGCGAATCGAGATATTGGGGAAGTCCAGGAGATTGACCTCCAGAGGATCCAAAAGACCCTTCCGCGTGACAATGAGCTGCTTGGGCTGCTCTTCTACTGGAAGGGATCTGATCAATGCTGCCACTTCTTCAGCCGTTTTCCATTTCGCCAACTGGCCCAAGCGCTTCTGCCCTGCCCAGACGCTGGTGTGGATAATCTTCAGGAACAGCTGCCCAGTCCGAGGGTTGAAGATAAAGATGGCACCGTTGATGGGCTTCGTGGTCAGGTTACCCTCGAAGGTCTTGTGGATCGTCACACGGTACACATTTGTGTCGTCAATGAAGAGCTGAGTCTGATTGCTGAAAAGCTCGGAATAATTTTGCGAGTTGAGGAACTCTTGGTTGCTCTCAGAGGCATACAGCTGAAGACCTTTGCGGATACGCTCACGCAACACATAAAGAGCAGGATTGGCCTTCATGATCTTGGACATGGCTTGCTGAACCAGCGTTTTCAGGCCTGGGAAGTACTGGCCGTAAGCAGAATAGAGGTTGTAGGCAAGGTCGATACCAATCATGAGGCCGGTAGGCGATGGGTACAAGCTCATGCTATCGGTGGTGTAATCCAGATACTTGGCCCTGACATATCTTTCAATATCATGGGAGTCGTAGTCGCCGTAGCGCAGCTGAACGTCAATCCAGAACTTGTTTGTCGTGGTTGCCTCGATGACATCTTTGTTGTCGAACAGGAGGGACGGTCGCGTAACATTCCACTTGTGGCTGGCAAACAGCTGGATGTCCGCGCAGGAACTGTTCATCTTGTAGGATTTACGCGGGTGGATCGTCTCTTTCTGAACAGATTCAATGCTCAGAGCTTCCAGTTCCTGATCAAAGACCTGGCAGAGATCCATGACAACCGACTCGTGTATTTTCTGCCACAGATGGGCGCGGAAGATCTGGATCAAAGAGATCTTGAGGGTCGGGATCTTGCCGTGAAGGAAAATACCAGTCAAATCCAGTTGGACCTGGAAACCAACGTAAACATTTGCTCTGTTGATGGTTGGGCTCCACCAAAGAGTGAATCGACGGTTGGGGATTTGATTGAGACCGGACCGCTGGGCGTTTGTGAGCTTTTTGAACTTCATTGATCTGGGAAATAGTTAGTACAATGCATGCTGAGGTGTGGATTAGGGGGGGTTTACGCACTCTTCGAAACCGGAGGCCCGCTCCCAGAATAGACCCTCCCAAGAAGGGAAGCCTGTTGCCTTGAAAAGAGTATGCTCGAGAATCGTCTCAACACCTCCCAGTGCCTGAATGACATCGGTGCGATAGGCATTGAGGTTCCAAAGTTTGCCATCGTGTCGCTGACTGGTCCACCAGAACGGATTGCTCTTCATCAACTGATAAATCTTGAACTCTGCCCGGGTGCGGAACCCCTTGTCGAAGCTCAGCGTGCTGCGGTCCTTTTGGAACAGCGTGTTGATGCGCGGCAGACCCCGATCCCAGCTGTCTTCTAGATCCTCCAAGGTCAGCCTCCTGTTTTGCTGGTTGGCCTCGAGCCTCTTCTGCGAATATTCCGTCCAGACGCGTTGGGAATCGATGAACTCGGCCTCCCAGGGAATGATGTAGCGGAAGATGTTGGGAATAAGGGTTTCCTCGTCGTGAGACATGCCGGCACGGTAATGAGTGACCCCGACATCGGTCTGCTTGGACCATCGCTTATCGCTCGTTGGGATCAAGATGTGAGACCCAGAGATCATACCCAGACCACCAAGTTCTTTCGGGGTATAAAATACAGCAGGCGGGAACCGCGACGGCATCTTTGAGTTGAGGCCAATCTTGACTCGGGTTTGGATCTTAGTCTCACACTTGACAATTGTGTCAAGTAGATTGACAGTCGAAACAGCAGCCTCGCGGTAGTACGTGAAGAGAGCGATCAAGGCAGTGTTCCACTTGTTGGCAATCTTGGTGAACGTGGTTGAGCCCGAGGACATGAGGATTTGGCGAATGCGGTTGTTGAACTTCTGAATGTCCTCCTCGGTAACCTGCAAAAAGGCGTGGGCGGTGCGCTCCTTGGTGGCGTTGTTCACCAGTGACCAAACGCTGTCCTTGACGGGAAACTCGTCATTCTGGTTGCGAATCTTGGGCAAAATGCGCACCTCGAAGCCGCACATTGAGAACAGGAGGTTTGGGTTGTCCTTGCTGTAGACACTTGCAAATGTGTCTTCCCACTCGATGGTCGTGACGGATCTTGGTAGTCGATTCTTCAGATCCCAAAAGACAGCCCTGCCGAGGTTGACATCGTGTCTCATCAAGCGCATGCGAGAATCTCTCGGCCAGCATTTCTTGCTCTTGTACCCGATGACATTCTCAAAATTTGGATCCGGTTGTTCGGTAAGAAACCGCTGGATGAGGTCGCGCGATTCGTCAGCCGTGAAGCGGAGAAAGACCCAAATTTTGTCAATGTATCTGGTGTACAGTCTAATGGGGTGTCTCGTCTCCGTGTCGCGATCCTGGAACTGGAGGAAATCGTTGGGGCTTTGAGGCGGGCCGGCAATCTCGCTGGCGCGCTGAGGCCCCAGGAGTAGAAGGTCGAGAATCAGCCCATAATACTGGAAAACAAACGCCGAAAACTGAAGGCCACGAATCATGCCGTAACTATTGACATGGCTCATGTCTTTGTAGGTCAGTGTGACGTTGTTCTTGGCTGTAATGTAGTCGGCCAAATTGTGGTCCATGATGAGGCGAAGTAGCGAATTGAGCAACGTGAGCTCGATCTTCTCGTACACCTTGGACAAGGAGGTCTCGATCATGACGTTGCACTCCCCATTTGCGGTTTCCCAGACTTGGTCGAGATTGTTGATACCTTGAGCCCACTTGTAcacgaggagaggagggaccTCAGAGTCCGACGGCTTGATCCAAGCAGGAAAGAGGTGACGCTGGTCGGCTTGATACCAGAGATACTGATCCAGGTAGGCATCGCTGATCTTCTCAATGGGCTCAATGTCGTACACAGGGTTGATGGTGCTATAATTGTCGTTCATATCAATGCCCACCTCCTTGAAGGCCCGCTGCGTCAAGAGGAAGCGCTTGATCCGCTCGAGAGTAGTTCCCGGGCTGTCGTATGCCTGTTCAATAAGGGCCAGCTCTTCTCTTTGGCTCTGGTTAAGTCTCCCCTTGGTGGAGTAGGCTTCGCggagacgctcgagggccaagATGAGGATCTTGGTATCATGCTTGTAGGAAACACTCGGGAAAGGAATAGGGGAGAACTTGCGGGACTCGAGCCAATGCACAGTGGTCGTATAGATGGCCACGGCCTCCTCGGAGGATACATATGGTCCATCTTTCATATGGTTGTGTTGCCTTTCCTGCTCAGCCTTGAGCCAGAGACGGGTAAGGCGGCCGACGTTCTTCTTGGCGACGGTCTTGTCCACGGTGGCACCCCTTCTGATGCGCTCTCTGTTGTAGTGAGCAACCGAGACCCACCAATCAGCCTTGGACTTGACATATCTGAGGATGATGTTCTCAATAGCAGCAGGCAATCCTGGGACCTTCCACGGAATATTGCTCTTCCAGCACCTCCAGGCCTCAGAGAGATGCTGCAACACGGTGTTGaccttgttttgtttgataCCCTCGGGCATCATATCCATCAGGTCCGCCATGACCGAAGCCCGAAGCTCGAGATCGAAATGTGACTCGACACGCTGCTTCGTGACGGTCTTGGCAACGCCTTTGCTGTGGCGGCCTTCAAACTGACGAGACAGCAAATTTCCAAGCCAGCGCTCCAGCAAGGGGATAATACCGCGCATGAAAAACAGCCAGACTCTCCAGGCAGGAGCCCAGAAACCGCAGCCAGGGCCTTTGCCAACAGGGCCCGCGTTAAACCGGTAGTAAATCAAGTGCTTCAAATCCTTGCAAGAGCGAATCTGGTGCATGAGCTTGTACTTGTATCGATACATTCCCGTCAGCTGTCCCACATGGTTGAACGCATAGAGGATACCATCGGCGAGCTGAAATGCGTCAATGTTACCCAGCCGATATTGCACTTGGGCATCGACAATGAGCTTGGTGAGCCGCAAGATCTCTCGCATTAGATGAAAGGCGTTTCCAAATCTCGACTTTTTGCGTtccttggtggtgagagtcTTGACGGGCTTCAGGTTGAAATTGTAATCAAGATGGAGATAGGTAAGGTTCTTGCGATGAATCAACAAGTTAAGCATGTTGAAACCTTGGCGACAGACTTGAAGACCTGCCTCTACCCAGTCGATGGTTGTCTGCTGGAAGAACTTGGTCTGCTTCAGGGACCTGAGCAAGCTTTGCTTTTGCAACGacttgggcttcttcttgtgaAGCTCGTTGAGGACGTACGTCTTCAAAAGCTTCTGGTATGAGACGCGAACCTTCACAGGCTGCTTTGGTGGACAGTGTTCGAGGTACCAGTGCTTGATTAGAGGAACATCTTGAGCCCGAACCATACGCCCAGAGCGACGGTCAAATGGAAACGGTGCCCACCACAGTTCTATCGCAGATGCCGTGTCGTCTGTATAAAGCTCCTCGTCGGCCATGAACGGCTCAACACCCACGGGAAGCTcgaactcctcctcttctggcTCCTCGTTGCTGCCCTGGCCAAAAAGTTCGTCTTCATGACTGATGGTGAGGTTCTTCGGCGCCACGGCCCGAGATGAGATGGGGTTGATGCTGGTGTCGAAGTAGAATGCAGGGAGATTGTGGTCCTCTGTTCGGGTGTACACTACCTGAGGATGCGAATGCCAGGAAAGGTGGACGCTGCGCGGGAGAGCATTGTAAAGATAGGGATAGGACACTCGACATTCAGTTCGGATGGGGTTTCTGAAAATGATGCGGTCCATGGCGTTGAACTCGCCGAAATCCTCGTCATTGGGGTCGATATCTTTGTAAAGTGGCTCAAAGCGAGGACCGCCAGGCAGCGCAACATTCAAGGCTTTGGCCGTGAGAAAGCTCTTGAGCTCGAAGAGATAAAAGTAATTctgatcaacaacctcagaTACCAAAGGACGACTGAGCCGATATAAGCTCGCCATTTGTGGCAGTGTGAGGTTCCATGTCTTGTAGCTTGGGCCATTGACATGTGTCGTGTccaggagaggttgatggtcATAAAACCATTCGTACACAGCagcctcttcgtcttcgtcgaGCTCCATCTGGATCGGCTCCAGCGGTTCGACATCCTCGATGTTCTCGGACCAAGAAAGGGGTggctcttcatcgtcaaACGGAGGGAACCGCATCCGTTTGAACAGTCTTCGATCGCTCTTCTCCTTGCGCATGGTCGTCCACATAGTAGCCCACTGTGCAAAAAATACGGGTTCGATGACGCGTGGAATCTCATTGACGAGCGTCAGGCAACCATTGACATGGTAGAGCACCTTGACCTCCCTCGCTGATTCCCAAGGCATCGGCATGTTCTCGAGCAGCTTCAAAACTGCATGAGGCATGAATTTCAGCGCACCAAGATAGCTTCGCTTGTCATTGGTGTACTTCTTCTGCGAGACGTCGCCGATATCCTTCACAATCTTACGCAGGTGTTCCGGCGGCATATCGGCCTTTTGCGTTTCCACGAAGCCACCCTTCCGCTTCTCGCCAAACCGATTGCGCTGGTCCCGAAGCcattccttcttcttttgggcAAACTTGGCAATCTGAGGGTTCGTGGGAGGCTGGTATccagggggaggtggtgccggAATagcaggcggcggaggaAGTGAGGACGGCGGtccgggcggcggcggcggagggggtggaggcggaggaccCCATccggggggaggaggagggaaagacATCTCTATACGGCCTCAGGAGGGATTCTCGGATGGAGTTTGAGAGGGAAGGATGAAGGTCGCCTTGTTGGCGTTCGTGGCCGTCGGTAACTTTGTCTATCGCAGTGGTCGAAGATTGTCCGCTGCTAAAGGAGATGGAGTGTGGGTGTTTCTCTTATTATGACGTCCGCATTTCCGGGCAGGAGAGAGAAAGCGACAATCCCTCAGCGGCTCACGGCGATTAGTGGCGTGATGtgaggttggttgttgtgttggtgAAGCCAGAAATTGGCTGTCGCCTTGGTTTAGAAAATCTCGAACTGGAACAGCTCTTCGCGACGGCGAGAACAGCGCGCGAAACTGCTGCTAGCGCGCCCGGGTCCCTGTCAACCGTCCCATCTGTGCCAAGCCCCCCGTTTGAAGCCACCGTTGCCCCGATAAATGCAGACCGTACAGGTATGTCTGCGATGGATGCACGTGCGGGGTCAGCTGACCTGTCTCAGTGGCGGGTTGGATGGGCTTGACTCACAGGCCAGGGAGCCCCACAAGAACAATATTTGGAGAGCTCTTTCACTTCTACGGCTTGCACGATTCCGGCCAACTTGCGCAAAAATCTCACGAGTGCCAATCCTCAGGTGTTGTCGTTTAGAACTGCTGCAGGTGCCAGTCATAAAAAGTAGGGACGAGGCCCGAAGAGCAGCTCCATTAGTTTCGAGTCTGTCACAGCGCTCCGCTCCAGGCGAAACAGCATTCGCTAGCCCCAAATCCGCCCCACCAGAAAATCACCATTCACCGAAAATTAATTATcgaacccctccaacccgTCAGACTTTTGCTGTGCATCGCCGGCAACCCACGATCGCCCTTGCGCAAAGTTATTCGTGATCTCCgatctcaccacccccgaagGATAACTTTTTTGACGACTAACCGCAACCATGTCTCGCTTCTTCCGCGGCGGTGACGACAGCTCGAGCGAGAGCAGctctgaggaggaggagctgtaCTCCACttccgaggacgaggaggagcaggaggagcaggaggagtcttctgaggaggaggaggaggaggatgaggagtcCTCCAGCGACGATGAGGCCGGTCCTGCCAAGAAGGGTCTGTCTCGCTTCTTGCTTGACCAAGCATCCTCCGACAGcgaggagagcgaggaggaggggacaaCAAAGGTCAAGAGCGCCAAGGACAAGAGACATGACGAACTCGAGGCGACCATCTCCCTTATT includes:
- the PRP8 gene encoding pre-mRNA-splicing factor 8 (COG:A; EggNog:ENOG503NU2Q; BUSCO:EOG092600NM), translating into MSFPPPPPGWGPPPPPPPPPPPGPPSSLPPPPAIPAPPPPGYQPPTNPQIAKFAQKKKEWLRDQRNRFGEKRKGGFVETQKADMPPEHLRKIVKDIGDVSQKKYTNDKRSYLGALKFMPHAVLKLLENMPMPWESAREVKVLYHVNGCLTLVNEIPRVIEPVFFAQWATMWTTMRKEKSDRRLFKRMRFPPFDDEEPPLSWSENIEDVEPLEPIQMELDEDEEAAVYEWFYDHQPLLDTTHVNGPSYKTWNLTLPQMASLYRLSRPLVSEVVDQNYFYLFELKSFLTAKALNVALPGGPRFEPLYKDIDPNDEDFGEFNAMDRIIFRNPIRTECRVSYPYLYNALPRSVHLSWHSHPQVVYTRTEDHNLPAFYFDTSINPISSRAVAPKNLTISHEDELFGQGSNEEPEEEEFELPVGVEPFMADEELYTDDTASAIELWWAPFPFDRRSGRMVRAQDVPLIKHWYLEHCPPKQPVKVRVSYQKLLKTYVLNELHKKKPKSLQKQSLLRSLKQTKFFQQTTIDWVEAGLQVCRQGFNMLNLLIHRKNLTYLHLDYNFNLKPVKTLTTKERKKSRFGNAFHLMREILRLTKLIVDAQVQYRLGNIDAFQLADGILYAFNHVGQLTGMYRYKYKLMHQIRSCKDLKHLIYYRFNAGPVGKGPGCGFWAPAWRVWLFFMRGIIPLLERWLGNLLSRQFEGRHSKGVAKTVTKQRVESHFDLELRASVMADLMDMMPEGIKQNKVNTVLQHLSEAWRCWKSNIPWKVPGLPAAIENIILRYVKSKADWWVSVAHYNRERIRRGATVDKTVAKKNVGRLTRLWLKAEQERQHNHMKDGPYVSSEEAVAIYTTTVHWLESRKFSPIPFPSVSYKHDTKILILALERLREAYSTKGRLNQSQREELALIEQAYDSPGTTLERIKRFLLTQRAFKEVGIDMNDNYSTINPVYDIEPIEKISDAYLDQYLWYQADQRHLFPAWIKPSDSEVPPLLVYKWAQGINNLDQVWETANGECNVMIETSLSKVYEKIELTLLNSLLRLIMDHNLADYITAKNNVTLTYKDMSHVNSYGMIRGLQFSAFVFQYYGLILDLLLLGPQRASEIAGPPQSPNDFLQFQDRDTETRHPIRLYTRYIDKIWVFLRFTADESRDLIQRFLTEQPDPNFENVIGYKSKKCWPRDSRMRLMRHDVNLGRAVFWDLKNRLPRSVTTIEWEDTFASVYSKDNPNLLFSMCGFEVRILPKIRNQNDEFPVKDSVWSLVNNATKERTAHAFLQVTEEDIQKFNNRIRQILMSSGSTTFTKIANKWNTALIALFTYYREAAVSTVNLLDTIVKCETKIQTRVKIGLNSKMPSRFPPAVFYTPKELGGLGMISGSHILIPTSDKRWSKQTDVGVTHYRAGMSHDEETLIPNIFRYIIPWEAEFIDSQRVWTEYSQKRLEANQQNRRLTLEDLEDSWDRGLPRINTLFQKDRSTLSFDKGFRTRAEFKIYQLMKSNPFWWTSQRHDGKLWNLNAYRTDVIQALGGVETILEHTLFKATGFPSWEGLFWERASGFEESMKFKKLTNAQRSGLNQIPNRRFTLWWSPTINRANVYVGFQVQLDLTGIFLHGKIPTLKISLIQIFRAHLWQKIHESVVMDLCQVFDQELEALSIESVQKETIHPRKSYKMNSSCADIQLFASHKWNVTRPSLLFDNKDVIEATTTNKFWIDVQLRYGDYDSHDIERYVRAKYLDYTTDSMSLYPSPTGLMIGIDLAYNLYSAYGQYFPGLKTLVQQAMSKIMKANPALYVLRERIRKGLQLYASESNQEFLNSQNYSELFSNQTQLFIDDTNVYRVTIHKTFEGNLTTKPINGAIFIFNPRTGQLFLKIIHTSVWAGQKRLGQLAKWKTAEEVAALIRSLPVEEQPKQLIVTRKGLLDPLEVNLLDFPNISIRASELQLPFQAAMKVEKLGDMILRATEPQMVLFNLYDEWLKSISSYTAFSRLILILRALHVNQDKTKLILRPDKTVITQDHHIWPSLSDEDWIKVETQLRDLILNDYGKKNNVNVSSLTSSEVRDIILGMEISAPSLQRQQAAEIEKQQQEQQQLTAVTTKTQNVHGEEIIVTTTSQFEQQTFASKTEWRTRAIATSNLRTRANNMYVSPLDNDVDDITYVMPKNILKKFIQIADLRVQVAGYLYGASPADNDQVKEVRCIVMVPQIGGLRNVQLPQHLPQHDMLKGMEPLGIIHTTSGNELPYMSAMDVTDHARLLDAHPSWSKESTLTVAVSFTPGSVSLSAWALTPQGYKWGAENKDVGSDQPQGFTTTMGEKRQLLLSEKFRGFFLVPESGKWNYSFMGSAFGSLEKKPVHVKLDTPAPFYSDQHRPIHFSSFNELEDIWVDRQDNFA